One stretch of Muribaculum intestinale DNA includes these proteins:
- the nqrE gene encoding NADH:ubiquinone reductase (Na(+)-transporting) subunit E, with the protein MENFNIFIRSIFVDNMIFAYFLGMCSFLAVSKKVKTALGLGAAVTFMLVVSLPINYLLENYVLRAGALSWLGAEFADVDLSFLSLIMFIAVIASLTQLVEMAVEKFSPSLYASLGIFLPLIAVNCAILGGSLFMQQRDFPNVWTATCAGAGWGLGWLLAIVAIAAIRERLEEYSNIPRPLRGVGITFIITGLMGIAFMSFLGIKL; encoded by the coding sequence ATGGAAAATTTCAACATTTTCATACGGTCGATTTTTGTCGACAACATGATTTTTGCCTACTTCCTCGGTATGTGCTCGTTTCTGGCCGTATCAAAGAAGGTAAAGACTGCCCTCGGACTCGGAGCCGCCGTGACATTCATGCTCGTGGTGTCGCTACCGATCAACTATCTGCTCGAAAACTACGTATTACGTGCAGGAGCCCTCAGCTGGCTCGGTGCCGAATTCGCCGATGTCGACCTCAGCTTCCTGTCGCTGATTATGTTCATCGCCGTGATAGCGTCGCTGACCCAGCTCGTCGAAATGGCTGTAGAGAAATTCAGCCCCTCTCTCTACGCTTCGCTCGGAATATTCCTGCCGCTCATCGCCGTAAACTGCGCCATACTCGGAGGCTCGCTGTTCATGCAGCAGCGCGACTTCCCCAACGTGTGGACCGCAACATGTGCCGGAGCCGGATGGGGTCTCGGATGGCTTCTCGCAATCGTGGCTATTGCCGCTATACGCGAACGCCTGGAGGAATACAGCAACATCCCCCGTCCTCTCAGAGGCGTAGGCATCACATTTATAATCACCGGCCTTATGGGCATTGCGTTCATGAGCTTCCTCGGCATTAAACTTTGA
- a CDS encoding NADH:ubiquinone reductase (Na(+)-transporting) subunit D: MATENKNLSALLNPLSKDNPVIVQILGICSCLAVTAKLEPACVMGISVIAVLAFANVIISLIRNTIPTNIRIIVQLVVVAGLVVIVNQLLIAYQYDVSKQLSVFVSLIVTNCILMGRLEAFAMGNKPWPSFLDGIGNGAGYAIILIIVAFFRELLGSGTLWGVQVIPQSWYELGYANNGLMILPPMALIVTGCIIWVHRSVNKDLQE; encoded by the coding sequence ATGGCCACAGAAAACAAAAACCTGAGCGCACTGCTCAATCCGCTGTCGAAAGACAATCCCGTGATTGTCCAGATTCTGGGTATATGCTCATGTCTGGCTGTCACCGCAAAGCTCGAGCCCGCATGTGTCATGGGTATTTCCGTGATTGCCGTGCTCGCATTTGCCAACGTTATCATATCTCTGATACGCAACACCATCCCGACCAATATCCGCATTATCGTCCAGCTCGTAGTGGTGGCGGGGCTTGTGGTAATAGTCAACCAGCTCCTTATAGCATACCAATACGATGTCAGCAAACAGCTGTCGGTATTCGTAAGCCTTATCGTTACCAACTGTATCCTTATGGGACGCCTTGAGGCATTCGCCATGGGCAACAAACCCTGGCCTTCGTTTCTCGACGGTATCGGCAACGGCGCAGGATATGCCATAATATTGATTATTGTGGCTTTCTTCCGCGAACTGCTCGGCAGTGGTACGCTCTGGGGCGTACAGGTAATACCTCAGAGCTGGTATGAACTTGGATATGCCAACAACGGACTCATGATTCTCCCACCGATGGCGCTTATTGTCACAGGATGTATCATCTGGGTACACCGTTCAGTCAACAAAGACCTTCAGGAATAA